The following are from one region of the Streptomyces decoyicus genome:
- a CDS encoding CitMHS family transporter → MLTILGFVMIATFLVLIMMKKMSPMAALVLIPALFCILVGQGAHLGDYVLKGIGDLAPTAAMLMFAIIYFGVMIDVGLFDPIVRGILRFCKADPVRVVVGTALLAAIVSLDGDGSTTFMITVSALYPLYKRLKMSLVVMTGVAATANGVMNTLPWGGPTARAATALKLDAGDIFVPMIPALAVGLVAVFALAYVLGRRERKRLGVLTLGDARVVTEAADEEETELVLVGAGAGGKGGAPAGTQRGTGGAGTGSDTDPEAAPDPDAAADSGDHADDGLQTLDPQRATLRPKLYWFNAALTLALLTLLILQVMPIPVLFLIGAALALTVNFPQMKDQKARVAAHAENVLNVSGMVFAAAVFTGVLTGTGMVEHMARWLVSGIPDALGPHMGIVTGVLSVPLTYFMSNDGFYFGIVPILAEAGAAHGVAPIEIARASLVGQALHMSSPLVPAVYVLVGMAKVEFGDHTKFTVKWAALTSLVVLCAGLLFGII, encoded by the coding sequence ATGCTGACAATCCTCGGATTTGTCATGATCGCCACCTTCCTGGTGCTGATCATGATGAAGAAGATGTCACCGATGGCCGCGCTGGTGCTCATCCCCGCGCTGTTCTGCATCCTGGTCGGACAGGGCGCGCACCTGGGCGACTACGTCCTCAAGGGCATCGGCGACCTGGCTCCCACGGCCGCGATGCTGATGTTCGCCATCATCTACTTCGGGGTGATGATCGACGTCGGGCTCTTCGACCCGATCGTCCGCGGCATCCTGAGGTTCTGCAAGGCCGACCCCGTGCGGGTGGTGGTCGGCACGGCACTGCTCGCCGCGATCGTCTCGCTCGACGGCGACGGCTCCACCACCTTCATGATCACCGTCTCGGCGCTCTACCCGCTCTACAAGCGGCTGAAGATGAGCCTCGTGGTCATGACCGGTGTCGCCGCCACCGCCAACGGCGTGATGAACACCCTCCCCTGGGGCGGCCCGACCGCCCGCGCCGCCACCGCGCTCAAGCTCGACGCCGGCGACATCTTCGTCCCGATGATCCCCGCCCTCGCCGTCGGCCTGGTCGCGGTCTTCGCCCTCGCGTACGTCCTCGGCCGGCGGGAGCGCAAGCGGCTCGGCGTGCTGACCCTCGGCGACGCCCGGGTGGTCACGGAGGCCGCGGACGAGGAGGAGACCGAGCTGGTCCTGGTCGGCGCGGGCGCCGGCGGCAAGGGGGGCGCCCCGGCCGGTACGCAGCGCGGCACCGGCGGCGCGGGCACCGGCTCCGACACGGACCCCGAGGCGGCCCCGGACCCCGACGCGGCCGCCGACTCCGGCGACCACGCCGACGACGGCCTCCAGACCCTGGACCCGCAGCGCGCCACCCTGCGCCCCAAGCTCTACTGGTTCAACGCCGCGCTCACCCTCGCGCTGCTCACCCTGCTGATCCTTCAGGTCATGCCGATCCCGGTCCTCTTCCTCATCGGCGCGGCCCTCGCCCTCACCGTCAACTTCCCGCAGATGAAGGACCAGAAGGCCCGCGTCGCCGCGCATGCCGAGAACGTGCTCAACGTCTCCGGGATGGTCTTCGCCGCCGCCGTCTTCACCGGCGTGCTCACCGGCACCGGCATGGTCGAGCACATGGCGCGCTGGCTGGTCAGCGGCATCCCCGACGCGCTCGGCCCGCACATGGGCATCGTCACCGGCGTCCTCAGCGTCCCGCTGACCTACTTCATGTCCAACGACGGCTTCTACTTCGGCATCGTGCCCATCCTCGCCGAGGCCGGCGCCGCCCACGGCGTGGCCCCCATCGAGATCGCCCGTGCCTCCCTCGTCGGCCAGGCCCTGCACATGTCCAGCCCGCTGGTCCCCGCCGTCTACGTCCTCGTCGGCATGGCCAAGGTCGAGTTCGGCGACCACACCAAATTCACCGTCAAGTGGGCCGCTCTGACCTCCCTGGTGGTCCTCTGCGCGGGACTGCTCTTCGGCATCATCTAG
- a CDS encoding aldehyde dehydrogenase family protein produces MKQHDAMYIDGSWRPAEGSGTIEVVNPADGQVFATVPAGSAQDVDAAVRAARAALPGWAATPPQERAARLTALRDQLVARGEEIAETVTAELGSPLAFSKMVHAGVPVAVCGSYAELAGTYSFEEKIGNSTVLHEPVGVVGAITPWNYPLHQVVAKVAPALAAGCTVVLKPAEDTPLVAQLFAECADAAGIPAGVFNLVTGLGPVAGQALAEHEGIDLVSFTGSTAVGKRIGALAGAAVKRVALELGGKSANVILPGADLPKAVAVGVANVMANSGQTCSAWTRMLVHKDHYAEAVELATAAAAKYVPGEKVGPLVNAGQRDRVRGYIEQGIAEGAKVVAGGPEAPAGTGYYVTPTVFADVTPEMTIAQEEIFGPVLSILKYEDEDDAARIANDTVYGLAGAVWAGDEAEAVAFARRLHTGQVDINGGRFNPLAPFGGYKQSGVGRELGPHGLTEYLQTKSLQF; encoded by the coding sequence GTGAAGCAGCACGACGCGATGTACATCGACGGAAGCTGGCGGCCCGCCGAGGGCAGCGGCACGATCGAGGTCGTCAACCCGGCCGACGGGCAGGTCTTCGCCACCGTCCCGGCCGGCTCGGCGCAGGACGTGGACGCCGCGGTCCGCGCCGCCCGCGCGGCGCTCCCGGGCTGGGCCGCCACCCCGCCCCAGGAGCGCGCCGCCCGGCTGACCGCGCTGCGCGACCAACTCGTCGCGCGCGGCGAGGAGATCGCCGAGACCGTCACCGCCGAGCTCGGCTCGCCGCTCGCGTTCAGCAAGATGGTGCACGCCGGGGTGCCGGTCGCGGTCTGCGGCTCGTACGCCGAACTGGCCGGCACGTACTCCTTCGAGGAGAAGATCGGCAACTCCACCGTGCTGCACGAACCGGTCGGCGTGGTCGGCGCGATCACGCCCTGGAACTACCCCCTGCACCAGGTCGTCGCCAAGGTCGCCCCGGCGCTCGCGGCCGGCTGCACGGTGGTGCTCAAACCCGCCGAGGACACCCCGCTGGTCGCCCAGCTGTTCGCCGAGTGCGCCGACGCGGCCGGCATACCCGCCGGTGTCTTCAACCTCGTCACCGGACTCGGCCCGGTCGCCGGGCAGGCGCTCGCCGAGCACGAGGGGATCGACCTGGTCTCCTTCACCGGCTCGACGGCCGTCGGCAAGCGGATCGGTGCCCTCGCGGGCGCCGCGGTCAAGCGGGTGGCGCTGGAGCTGGGCGGCAAGTCCGCCAATGTCATCCTGCCGGGCGCCGATCTGCCCAAGGCCGTCGCGGTCGGAGTCGCCAACGTGATGGCCAACTCCGGTCAGACGTGCAGCGCCTGGACCCGGATGCTGGTCCACAAGGACCACTACGCCGAGGCCGTCGAGCTGGCGACGGCGGCGGCCGCGAAGTACGTACCCGGCGAGAAGGTCGGCCCGCTGGTCAACGCCGGGCAGCGGGACCGGGTGCGCGGCTACATCGAGCAGGGCATCGCCGAGGGCGCGAAGGTCGTGGCGGGCGGCCCGGAGGCGCCCGCGGGGACGGGCTACTACGTCACACCGACGGTCTTCGCGGACGTCACACCCGAGATGACCATCGCCCAGGAGGAGATCTTCGGCCCGGTCCTGTCGATCCTGAAGTACGAGGACGAGGACGATGCCGCCCGGATCGCCAACGACACCGTCTACGGCCTGGCCGGCGCGGTCTGGGCGGGCGACGAGGCCGAGGCGGTCGCCTTCGCCCGCCGCCTGCACACCGGGCAGGTCGACATCAACGGCGGCCGCTTCAACCCCCTTGCCCCGTTCGGCGGTTACAAGCAGTCCGGCGTCGGCCGCGAGCTGGGCCCGCACGGTCTGACCGAATATCTCCAGACCAAGTCCCTCCAGTTCTGA
- a CDS encoding M20 metallopeptidase family protein translates to MERALARRTLLAGTAAAGTGVVWGASGRAVAGGSGRPAGQGPVGQGAVDAEVARLEQGLIELRRDLHRHPEAPGQEQRTAGVVARELRAAGLAVTTGVGGHGVVGVLRGARPGRTVAYRADMDAVPPEDIVGGGRAAAHHCGHDVHTAVALGVAQVLARLRRQLDGTVVFLFQPAEETLSGARALIDTGVLERTRVEEMHALHCGPFPVGRFAVTPGFGMPGQDKAEVTVSGPDAPAAARRLADEIGALATVALPRTPADLERIIADARTPNGPLARFVAVRARAQETEVSVSYRCWPQERYLDVRTDIRRLAASCAGAGVRFPAEPFPAMVCPERDARVLAHHLRRTRGRDAVTELHAAFPPFSGEDFALYLDRVPGTFTFLGVRTPGAPVTTSYPHYPDFAPDERALGIGVRAMAGWIAVRTHRAQGLPGGSGGSGGSGGSGG, encoded by the coding sequence ATGGAGCGTGCTCTCGCGCGCCGTACGTTACTGGCCGGCACGGCGGCAGCCGGTACGGGAGTGGTGTGGGGTGCGTCGGGGAGGGCCGTCGCCGGCGGGTCGGGACGGCCGGCGGGGCAAGGGCCGGTGGGGCAAGGGGCCGTGGACGCCGAGGTGGCGCGCCTGGAGCAGGGGCTGATCGAGCTGCGGCGGGATCTCCATCGGCACCCCGAGGCGCCTGGGCAGGAACAGCGCACCGCCGGTGTGGTGGCCCGGGAGCTGCGGGCGGCCGGGCTGGCCGTCACCACCGGGGTGGGCGGCCACGGCGTCGTCGGTGTCCTGCGCGGGGCGCGGCCGGGCCGGACCGTCGCGTACCGGGCGGACATGGACGCGGTGCCGCCCGAGGACATCGTCGGCGGCGGCCGGGCGGCGGCCCACCACTGCGGGCACGACGTCCACACCGCCGTGGCGCTCGGCGTGGCGCAGGTCCTGGCGCGGCTGCGGCGGCAACTGGACGGAACGGTGGTGTTCCTCTTCCAGCCTGCCGAGGAGACCCTGTCCGGGGCCCGTGCACTGATCGACACGGGGGTGCTGGAGCGCACCCGCGTGGAGGAGATGCACGCCCTGCACTGCGGGCCGTTCCCCGTGGGCCGGTTCGCCGTGACCCCGGGCTTCGGGATGCCGGGCCAGGACAAGGCGGAGGTGACGGTCTCCGGGCCGGACGCGCCCGCTGCCGCGCGACGGCTGGCCGACGAGATCGGCGCGCTCGCCACGGTGGCACTGCCGCGGACTCCCGCTGACCTTGAGCGCATCATCGCCGACGCCCGGACGCCCAACGGGCCGCTGGCCCGGTTCGTGGCTGTCCGGGCCCGAGCGCAGGAGACCGAGGTGAGCGTGTCCTACCGCTGCTGGCCTCAGGAGCGGTACCTGGACGTACGCACGGACATCCGTCGCCTGGCCGCGTCCTGCGCGGGGGCCGGGGTGCGCTTCCCCGCCGAGCCCTTCCCGGCCATGGTCTGCCCGGAACGCGACGCCCGCGTGCTCGCCCACCACCTGCGGCGCACCCGCGGCCGCGACGCGGTGACCGAGCTCCATGCCGCCTTTCCGCCCTTCAGCGGCGAGGACTTCGCCCTCTACTTGGACCGTGTCCCCGGCACGTTCACCTTCCTCGGCGTCCGTACCCCCGGCGCGCCCGTCACCACCAGCTACCCGCACTACCCCGACTTCGCCCCCGACGAGCGTGCCCTCGGCATCGGCGTACGGGCCATGGCGGGCTGGATCGCGGTGCGGACCCACCGGGCGCAGGGCCTGCCCGGCGGGTCCGGCGGGTCCGGCGGGTCCGGCGGGTCCGGGGGCTAG
- a CDS encoding Zn-dependent alcohol dehydrogenase, translating into MVRAAVLPAVNAPLQVTEIDLPEPGPGQVRIRLAAAGVCHSDLSLSNGTLRQPAPAVLGHEGAGTVTAVGPDVTTVAPGDQVVLNWAPSCGDCHFCGLAEPWLCARSGLAANDPYAKRADDATELYPGLGTAAFAEETVVPARAALPLPDGVPLTDAALLGCAVLTGWGAVHHSAKVRAGESVVVFGVGGVGLATLQAARIAGAGPIVAVDVSPEKEELARAAGATEFVVAGDDTAKRIRKLTGGVGADVAVECVGRADTIRTAWSATRRGGRTTVVGIGGQDQQVTFSALELFYFGRTLSGCVYGNSDPARDLPVIAGHVRSGALDLSTLVTDRIGLDGIPAAFDAMLAGKGGRALVVF; encoded by the coding sequence GTGGTTCGCGCCGCAGTACTGCCCGCCGTCAACGCCCCGTTGCAGGTCACCGAGATCGACCTGCCCGAGCCCGGCCCCGGCCAGGTCCGTATCCGGCTCGCCGCCGCCGGTGTCTGCCACTCCGACCTGTCGCTGTCCAACGGCACCCTGCGCCAGCCCGCTCCGGCCGTCCTCGGGCACGAGGGCGCGGGCACCGTCACCGCGGTCGGCCCCGACGTGACCACGGTGGCCCCCGGTGACCAGGTCGTCCTCAACTGGGCGCCGTCCTGCGGCGACTGCCACTTCTGCGGGCTGGCCGAGCCGTGGCTGTGCGCCCGTTCCGGCCTCGCCGCGAACGACCCGTACGCGAAGCGGGCCGACGACGCCACTGAGCTCTACCCCGGCCTGGGCACCGCCGCGTTCGCCGAGGAGACCGTGGTGCCCGCGCGGGCCGCGCTGCCGCTGCCGGACGGGGTGCCGCTCACCGATGCGGCGCTGCTCGGCTGCGCGGTGCTCACCGGCTGGGGCGCCGTGCACCACAGTGCGAAGGTCCGTGCGGGGGAGTCGGTCGTGGTCTTCGGCGTCGGCGGGGTGGGCCTGGCCACGCTGCAGGCGGCGCGGATCGCGGGCGCCGGTCCGATCGTGGCCGTGGATGTCTCCCCGGAGAAGGAAGAGCTGGCCCGCGCGGCCGGCGCCACCGAGTTCGTGGTGGCGGGTGACGACACCGCCAAGCGGATCCGCAAGCTCACCGGGGGCGTGGGTGCCGATGTCGCCGTGGAGTGCGTGGGCCGCGCCGACACCATCCGTACGGCCTGGTCGGCGACCCGGCGCGGCGGCCGCACGACGGTCGTCGGCATCGGTGGCCAGGACCAGCAGGTGACCTTCTCCGCCCTGGAGCTCTTCTACTTCGGCCGGACCCTCTCCGGCTGCGTCTACGGCAACAGCGACCCCGCCCGCGACCTCCCCGTGATCGCCGGGCATGTCCGCTCCGGCGCGCTCGACCTCTCCACCCTGGTCACCGACCGGATCGGCCTCGACGGCATCCCGGCCGCCTTCGACGCCATGCTGGCGGGCAAGGGCGGACGGGCGCTGGTCGTCTTCTAG
- a CDS encoding TetR/AcrR family transcriptional regulator — translation MQQPTPRPAAPQTPLRRAPVQRRSAQRLARILDACAEVLEETGYEELTTRAVALRAGVPIGSVYRFFPNKRAMAEALARRNLDAYADRITARLTAPADQPLRWRHAMDVVVDEYLAMKRTVPGFALVEFTVPAPRESRQANYEVADRLRALFAGPLGLDTDDERLRTAFLVGVETADALLQLAFRTDPAGDPAIVTETKELLRAYLARYLDGPGAGEG, via the coding sequence GTGCAGCAGCCGACCCCCCGCCCCGCCGCCCCGCAGACCCCCCTTCGCCGCGCGCCCGTCCAGCGGCGCAGCGCCCAGCGCCTGGCCAGAATCCTCGACGCCTGTGCCGAGGTCCTGGAGGAGACCGGGTACGAGGAGCTGACCACCCGCGCCGTGGCCCTGCGGGCCGGCGTCCCGATCGGCTCGGTCTACCGCTTCTTCCCCAACAAGCGGGCCATGGCCGAGGCCCTCGCGCGGCGCAATCTCGACGCCTACGCGGACCGCATCACCGCCCGGCTCACCGCACCGGCCGACCAGCCCCTGCGGTGGCGCCATGCGATGGATGTGGTGGTCGACGAATACCTCGCCATGAAGCGGACGGTGCCGGGCTTCGCCCTGGTGGAGTTCACCGTCCCGGCCCCGCGCGAGTCCCGGCAGGCCAACTACGAGGTCGCCGACCGGTTGCGTGCCCTCTTCGCCGGACCGCTCGGCCTGGACACGGACGACGAGCGGCTGCGCACCGCCTTCCTGGTCGGCGTCGAGACGGCCGATGCGCTGCTCCAGCTCGCCTTCCGCACGGATCCGGCCGGCGATCCCGCCATCGTCACGGAGACCAAGGAACTGCTCCGGGCCTATCTGGCGCGTTATCTGGACGGGCCGGGCGCGGGGGAGGGGTGA
- a CDS encoding MFS transporter — protein MTATRPEGPGRSWLLRLVLTFSFAQGAVSMARPAVSYRALALGADERAIGVITAVYALLPLLVAVPLGRRTDHGRCAPLLVVGVALISGGCALSGLAASLPVMAAWSGVMGLGHLCFVIGAQSIVARRSAPEDRDRNFGHFTIGASLGQLIGPVAAGLVISAHDGRMAPTSATALLVSGAVAAVSYASLWRLEQRTRAVPPDAADRTAGPPVPVRAILRTRGVPAGIFMSLAVLSATDVLTAYLPVIGEDRAIAPTTIGLLLSLRAAATIACRLVMTPMIRCLGRTALMAGSCAPAGVLCGGLVLPVPVWALAAMLLALGFCLGVGQPLSMTTVVQAAPDRAGSTALALRLTGNRLGQVAAPAGAGLLAGVAGTAAPFALLGVLLLASGAMAARTGQARGGPDVPARGTRSGRSSRSLARRDTSA, from the coding sequence ATGACCGCCACCCGCCCCGAAGGGCCCGGCAGGAGTTGGCTGCTGCGCCTGGTCCTCACCTTCTCCTTCGCCCAAGGAGCGGTGAGCATGGCCAGGCCGGCCGTCTCCTACCGGGCCCTCGCCCTCGGCGCCGACGAACGCGCCATCGGCGTGATCACCGCCGTCTACGCCCTGCTGCCGCTGCTCGTGGCCGTCCCGCTCGGCCGCCGTACCGACCACGGCCGCTGCGCGCCGCTGCTGGTCGTCGGGGTGGCGCTGATCAGCGGCGGCTGTGCGCTCAGCGGGCTGGCCGCGTCGCTGCCCGTGATGGCCGCCTGGAGCGGGGTGATGGGACTGGGGCACCTGTGCTTCGTCATCGGTGCCCAGTCGATCGTCGCCCGCCGCAGCGCCCCCGAGGACCGCGACCGCAACTTCGGCCACTTCACCATCGGCGCCTCCCTGGGCCAGCTGATCGGCCCGGTCGCCGCCGGGCTCGTCATCTCCGCACACGACGGCCGGATGGCCCCGACGAGCGCCACCGCCCTGCTCGTCTCCGGCGCCGTGGCCGCCGTCTCCTACGCCTCGCTCTGGCGCCTCGAACAGCGCACCCGCGCCGTGCCGCCGGACGCCGCGGACCGTACGGCCGGGCCACCGGTCCCGGTACGCGCCATCCTGCGTACCCGCGGCGTCCCGGCCGGCATCTTCATGAGCCTGGCCGTGCTCTCCGCGACCGACGTCCTCACCGCCTACCTCCCCGTCATCGGCGAGGACCGCGCCATCGCCCCCACCACCATCGGCCTGCTGCTCAGCCTGCGGGCCGCGGCCACCATCGCCTGCCGGCTGGTGATGACGCCGATGATCCGGTGTCTGGGACGCACCGCGCTGATGGCCGGCAGCTGCGCGCCGGCCGGGGTGCTGTGCGGCGGCCTGGTGCTGCCGGTGCCGGTGTGGGCGCTGGCCGCGATGCTGCTCGCCCTGGGCTTCTGCCTCGGTGTCGGCCAGCCGCTGTCGATGACGACGGTCGTCCAGGCCGCCCCCGACCGGGCCGGCAGCACGGCACTGGCGCTCCGCCTCACCGGCAACCGGCTCGGCCAGGTCGCCGCCCCCGCCGGCGCCGGACTGCTGGCCGGCGTCGCGGGCACCGCCGCGCCCTTCGCCCTGCTCGGCGTGCTGCTGCTGGCCTCGGGCGCGATGGCGGCCCGTACGGGGCAGGCGAGGGGCGGCCCGGATGTGCCGGCACGGGGCACGCGGAGCGGACGGTCGTCGCGGTCCTTGGCAAGGCGGGATACCTCAGCGTGA
- a CDS encoding MFS transporter: MDTAPSAPHDQSGTPPSSRNRRKVATAAALASAVEWYDYFVFGIAAALVLGPAFFPSGSEAAGVLASFATFAVGFLARPVGGVIAGQLGDRRGRKPMLVLALTVMGLATTAIGLLPSYDTIGLAAPVLLVLLRLLQGLAVGAQWGGAMLMATEYAPEGKRGLYGSLVQLGVPIGVMTANSVFLLAGALTDERSFGTWGWRLPFLVGVLVLLLARYIHTHVEETPEFRAAEEKLAAAEQAVEARRSPLRTILRHHLGTVLLAGGSFAVNTATFYILITGVLDYATRELEMRRTSVLAVSLLVSLTQLVLIPAAAALSDRIGRLRVYAAGAVGLLLWAVPMFLLIDTASLVWLGVGTFVGSCFLSIMYGPQAALFAELFTAEMRYTGASLGYQISAILGGGLAPFLMVLLLEASGTSMAVSGYIMVLSVIALVSIWLLTRRSAAAAEPDAAPRPQG, encoded by the coding sequence ATGGACACGGCCCCCTCCGCGCCACACGACCAGTCCGGTACCCCGCCCTCCTCCCGCAACCGCCGCAAGGTCGCCACCGCCGCGGCCCTCGCCTCCGCCGTCGAGTGGTACGACTACTTCGTCTTCGGCATCGCCGCCGCGCTCGTCCTCGGCCCCGCCTTCTTCCCCTCGGGCAGCGAGGCCGCCGGGGTGCTCGCTTCCTTCGCGACCTTCGCGGTGGGCTTTCTGGCCCGGCCCGTCGGCGGGGTGATCGCCGGTCAGCTCGGGGACCGGCGCGGCCGCAAACCCATGCTGGTGCTCGCCCTGACCGTGATGGGGCTGGCCACCACCGCCATCGGGCTGCTCCCCTCCTACGACACCATCGGGCTGGCCGCCCCGGTCCTGCTGGTCCTCCTGCGGCTGCTCCAGGGCCTCGCGGTCGGCGCGCAGTGGGGCGGCGCGATGCTGATGGCCACCGAATACGCCCCCGAGGGCAAGCGCGGGCTCTACGGCTCGCTGGTGCAACTCGGCGTCCCGATCGGCGTGATGACCGCCAACTCCGTCTTCCTCCTGGCGGGTGCGCTCACGGACGAGCGGTCCTTCGGCACCTGGGGCTGGCGACTCCCGTTCCTCGTCGGCGTGCTCGTGCTGCTGCTCGCCCGCTATATCCACACCCATGTCGAGGAGACCCCCGAATTCCGGGCCGCGGAGGAGAAGCTGGCGGCGGCGGAGCAGGCCGTCGAGGCGCGCCGTTCACCCCTGCGTACGATCCTGCGGCACCATCTCGGCACGGTCCTGCTGGCCGGCGGCTCGTTCGCGGTGAACACCGCCACCTTCTACATCCTGATCACCGGCGTCCTGGACTACGCCACCCGCGAGCTGGAGATGCGGCGCACCTCCGTGCTGGCCGTCTCGCTCCTGGTCAGCCTCACCCAGCTCGTCCTGATCCCGGCCGCCGCCGCGCTGTCCGACCGGATCGGCCGGCTGCGGGTCTATGCCGCGGGCGCCGTCGGGCTGCTGCTCTGGGCGGTGCCGATGTTCCTGCTCATCGATACCGCGTCGCTGGTGTGGCTGGGCGTCGGCACCTTCGTCGGCAGTTGCTTCCTCAGCATCATGTACGGCCCGCAGGCGGCGCTGTTCGCCGAGCTGTTCACCGCCGAGATGCGCTACACGGGCGCCTCGCTCGGCTATCAGATCAGCGCGATCCTGGGCGGCGGACTCGCGCCGTTCCTGATGGTGCTGCTGCTGGAGGCGAGCGGCACGTCGATGGCCGTGTCCGGATACATCATGGTGCTGTCCGTCATCGCGCTGGTGTCCATCTGGCTGCTCACCCGCCGGTCCGCCGCGGCCGCCGAGCCGGACGCGGCGCCCAGGCCGCAGGGGTGA
- a CDS encoding molybdopterin-dependent oxidoreductase, producing MTRTALRICPLCEATCGLSVTVDGDRVTAVRGDRDDIFSKGFICPKGASFGELDADPDRLTRPLVRRNGALTEATWDEAFAAVQAGLRPLIEAHGNSPELPGAREAAGPPVAVVLGNPNVHTVAGALYPPVLLAALGSRSVFTASTVDQMPKHVSSGLLYGDALAIPVPDLDRTDHLLVIGANPLDSNGSLCTAPDFPGRIRALRRRGGRLTVIDPRRTRTAKLADEHLAVRPGTDALLLFAMVRVLFEEGLVDVGERAGHLAGIDEVERLAADFTPEAVAPLCEVPAEQIRRLARELAAAETAAVYGRIGSTTVEFGTLTSWLVDVLAILTGNFDRPGGIMFPLSATGAAPRPAGPGRGFALGRWHSRVSGHPEAKSELPIVALAEEIDTPGAGRVRAAVVIAANPVLSVPDGDRLDAALASLDFMVSVDPYLNETSRHADVVLPPPPPSRSPHFDYAFNALAVRNQARYTRAVLPLADGQPDECEIHARLILCLGGQDGADPGLVDAMVIDTALGKAAGDPHSPVYGRQVDALAKELTGLTGAERRLDMMLRLGPYGEGFGADPEGLALGRLLAHPHGIDLGPLAPRVPGVLRTRSGAVELCPGPIAAEAARLRGRLGRLPDGVLLVGRRHLRSNNSWLHNVPALTGGSNRCTVQVHPDDAARLELTDGGTARLKGDGGELEVPVEITEAVRPGVVSLPHGWGHNRPGTRLRVAAADPGVNVNQLNAGRLLDPLSGTAVLNGLPVVLTPVR from the coding sequence ATGACCCGTACCGCCCTGCGCATCTGCCCGCTCTGTGAGGCCACTTGCGGGCTCAGCGTCACCGTGGACGGTGACCGGGTGACCGCGGTCCGCGGCGACCGGGACGACATCTTCAGCAAGGGCTTCATCTGCCCCAAAGGCGCGTCCTTCGGTGAGCTGGACGCCGACCCCGACCGGCTCACCCGCCCCCTGGTGCGCCGCAACGGAGCGCTGACGGAGGCCACCTGGGACGAGGCGTTCGCCGCCGTCCAGGCCGGGCTGCGCCCGCTGATCGAGGCGCACGGCAACTCCCCCGAGCTCCCGGGTGCGCGCGAAGCGGCCGGTCCCCCCGTCGCCGTGGTGCTCGGCAACCCCAATGTGCACACCGTCGCCGGCGCCCTCTACCCGCCCGTCCTGCTCGCCGCCCTCGGCTCCCGCAGCGTCTTCACCGCCTCCACCGTCGACCAGATGCCCAAGCATGTCTCCAGCGGGCTGCTCTACGGCGATGCGCTGGCCATCCCCGTACCGGACCTGGACCGCACCGACCACCTCCTGGTCATCGGCGCCAACCCACTGGACTCCAACGGGAGCCTGTGCACCGCACCCGACTTCCCGGGCCGGATCAGGGCGCTGCGCCGCCGCGGCGGGCGGCTCACCGTCATCGACCCCCGGCGCACCCGTACCGCGAAGCTGGCCGACGAGCATCTCGCGGTCCGGCCCGGCACCGACGCCCTGCTGCTCTTCGCGATGGTGCGGGTGCTCTTCGAGGAGGGCCTCGTCGACGTGGGGGAGCGGGCCGGGCACCTTGCCGGCATCGACGAGGTCGAGCGGCTGGCGGCGGACTTCACGCCCGAGGCGGTGGCGCCGCTGTGCGAGGTGCCCGCCGAGCAGATCCGGCGGCTGGCCCGTGAACTGGCCGCCGCCGAAACGGCCGCGGTGTACGGCCGGATCGGCTCCACCACCGTCGAGTTCGGCACCCTCACCAGCTGGCTCGTCGATGTACTCGCCATTCTCACCGGGAACTTCGACCGGCCCGGCGGCATCATGTTCCCGCTCTCGGCGACCGGCGCCGCACCCCGCCCGGCCGGGCCCGGCCGCGGCTTCGCCCTGGGCCGCTGGCACAGCCGGGTCTCCGGCCACCCCGAGGCCAAGTCCGAGCTGCCCATCGTCGCGCTGGCCGAGGAGATCGACACCCCTGGTGCGGGCCGTGTCCGGGCCGCCGTGGTGATCGCCGCCAACCCGGTCCTCTCGGTCCCGGACGGCGACCGCCTCGACGCCGCGCTCGCCTCGCTGGACTTCATGGTGAGCGTCGACCCGTACCTCAACGAGACCTCGCGGCACGCCGATGTCGTGCTGCCGCCACCCCCGCCGTCCCGCAGCCCGCACTTCGACTACGCCTTCAACGCCCTGGCCGTGCGCAACCAGGCCCGCTACACCCGGGCGGTGCTCCCGCTCGCCGACGGGCAGCCCGACGAGTGCGAGATCCATGCGCGGCTGATCCTCTGCCTGGGTGGCCAGGACGGCGCGGACCCCGGCCTGGTGGACGCCATGGTGATCGACACGGCGCTCGGCAAGGCGGCCGGGGATCCGCACTCTCCTGTGTACGGACGCCAAGTGGACGCGCTCGCAAAGGAGTTGACCGGACTGACCGGAGCCGAACGCCGGCTGGACATGATGCTGCGGCTCGGCCCGTACGGCGAGGGCTTCGGCGCCGACCCCGAGGGGCTGGCCCTCGGCCGGCTGCTGGCGCACCCGCACGGCATCGACCTCGGCCCGCTCGCGCCGCGGGTGCCCGGAGTCCTCAGGACCCGCAGCGGCGCCGTGGAACTGTGCCCCGGGCCGATCGCCGCGGAGGCGGCCCGGCTGCGCGGCCGGCTCGGCCGGCTCCCCGACGGCGTGCTGCTCGTCGGCCGCCGCCATCTGCGGTCCAACAACAGCTGGCTGCACAACGTCCCGGCCCTGACGGGCGGCAGCAACCGCTGCACGGTCCAGGTGCACCCCGACGACGCGGCGCGGCTGGAGCTCACCGACGGCGGGACGGCGCGGCTGAAGGGGGACGGCGGCGAGCTGGAGGTGCCGGTGGAGATCACCGAGGCCGTGCGCCCCGGTGTGGTGAGCCTGCCGCACGGCTGGGGCCACAACCGGCCCGGGACCCGGCTGAGGGTCGCCGCCGCCGACCCCGGCGTCAACGTCAACCAGCTCAACGCCGGGCGGCTGCTGGACCCGCTCTCGGGCACCGCGGTGCTCAACGGACTGCCGGTTGTGCTCACGCCCGTCCGGTGA